The Synechococcus sp. WH 8016 genome includes the window TCACCATTGAGCAAAGGCGCAAGACGCCGATTGATTCCCCAGTTCAGCCAATGGCCCTGCCCCTGATGCAATCCGGCTCGGATCGTTTGGATCACATCTTCTGGAACCAGATGGCCATCCCCCAACCAAAGCTCATCGTGATTGCGTAAAGGCAAGGCCCAGCGACAACCACCAACAGCGTTCTGAGCCGCCCGCAAACACTCACGCAAGGCCTCCACCGTTCCACTGGCAATCGAGGCAAACAGGTGGGCCGTTAGGGCGAAGTTAAAGGCTCCATGCAGTTCGTCATCCGCGAGGTAAGGAGCAGCCTCCTCCACGGGTTGAATCGCTTCTGCGAGGAGCAAAACATCCTTGCCATGGCGATCCACCCGTGCCCGTAAACGCTTGAGGAATTCATGCGTTTCAGGCAACCCTTCACAACGGGAACCCTCGGCTTCACAGAGAAAGGGAACCGCATCAAGACGGAAGCCATCCACGCCTCGCTCAATCCAAAAATCCACCACATCGAGCATCTCCTCCTGCACGACTGGGCTGTCGTAATTGAGGTCGGGTTGATGACGCAAAAAACGGTGGAGGTAGTACTGCTGCGCCACCTCGTCCCATTCCCAGTTCGAAGACTCGAAATGGCGGAACAGCACGGGTGCATCGGCATAACGCTTGGGGTCATCGCTCCACACATACACGTCCCGTTCAGGACTGCCTTCAGGGGCCCAACGGGCGCGCTGAAACCAAGGGTGGAGCGTGCTGGTGTGATTCAGCACCAGATCCATCACCACCTTGATTCCGTGAGAGTGCGCTGCGATCAAAACCCGATGGAAGGCCGCTAAATCTCCCAGTTCTGGATGGATGGACTTGAAGTCGGTGATGTCGTAACCACCATCCTGCAGAGGCGATGGATAAATCGGGGTGAGCCAAATGGCTTCCACGCCCAACCAACGGAGATAGGGCAGGCGATTCGCCAAACCCTGCAGGTCGCCGATCCCATCCCCATTGCCATCGGCATAGCTGCGCACAATCAGCTGGTAGATGACGGCACCGTTCCACCACGGCTGCTGCTTTGTCATCACGCCGGAACCATTCCAACTCGTACTAACCCTGATCGGCCGCGACGTCACCCCCTCGTTCGCGATCCATCGATCAGGACTGCGAGCATGGAATCAGATCCCATGGCTTGCGATGGTCAGCTCCTGCCCCCACGAAGCCTTCCAAGCTGCTGATTTAAAGAGTCTCCGCTCCTCTGTCGTCTCGGGGCAGACCCGACCAGAAGCTTGGCGGCGCCAACAATTAAAACGATTCAGCGACCTGCTGGATCGCCATGAAGCAGAGATTCTTGAGGCCCTTCGTATCGACCTCGCCAAACCAGAGCTCGAGGGGATGTTTGAAATCGTGGCGTTGCTCCAAGAATTAAAAGTTACGCGGAGGCGACTCAAGGCCTGGATGCGCCCTCGCCGCATCCCCGTACCGATCGCGCAACAGCCAGGGCGGGCCCAACTCATCCGAGAGCCGTTGGGATGCGTACTTGTAATCGGCCCCTGGAACTACCCGTTCATGCTCACGCTCCAGCCCCTGATCAGTGCCCTTGCTGCGGGGAACACCGTTGTCTTGAAACCGTCCGAGCATGCTCCTGCCGCTGCAGCCCTGATCACACGCCTCATCACGGAGGGATTCCCCAGCGATGTGGTGAGGGTGGTGAATGGGGATGGATCCACCGCGGCCGCTCTCGTGGACCTTGGTTTCGACCACATCTTTTTCACAGGCGGTGGAGCGATTGGAGCCAAGGTGCTGGCCGGTGCCGCCCGTCATCTCACGCCCGTCACGCTGGAGCTGGGTGGCAAAAATCCTGCCGTTGTGCTCGACGGTGCAGACCTGGCAGTGACCGCCCGCCGCTTGATTTGGGGCAAAGGGGTGAATGCTGGACAAACCTGCATCGCCCCTGACCACCTCCTGGTTCAGACCAGCATCCGGCAGCGCCTCGTGGAGGCCTTACGAGAGGAGCGCCGCAAGCTCTATGGAGACGATCCAATCGCTTCTGCTGATCTCAGCTCCTTAATCCACGATCGGCATTTTCAACATCTCGAAGGCCTGCTCGCGACTGCACGAGCAGAGGGACGCGTCTTGTTTGGGGGGGAATGCGACCGCCAAAGCCGCAAGATCGCACCCACCTTGATTGAGGTTCACAGCGACCAGGATCCCTTGATGGCAGAGGAAATCTTTGGCCCCTTATTGCCCATGTTGACGGTGGATACGTTGGATTCCGCCATTACACGGATTCAACAGCAAGACAAGCCATTGGCGATCTACCTCTTTGGCGGTGATCACAACGACCAACGCGAGGTTCTGCAACGCACCAGTTCAGGTGGGGTCTGCTTTAACGATGTGGTGATGCAAAAAGGGGTTCCTGAATTGCCATTCGGTGGAGTGGGCCCCAGTGGCATGGGCAGCTATCACGCAGAAACCGGCTTTCAAACCTTCTCCCATGAACGCTCAGTACTGAGCCGGCCCTTTTTTCCCGACATTCGTCTCCGCTACCCCCCGTATTCATTGAATCCTGCGTTATTTCGCCGTTTGGTTGGCTGAACACCACGCAACAACGCTCCCCATCAATCGATACAAATCAATCTGCGCGAGGGACTGGCGAGTTGGGCCAGACACCTTATGTTTCGCCCAGCTCAGAAAGAAGCATGCGAAGCATTGTTGCCGCCGCCCTAACCCTGTCGGCACTGATGCCCCTTCAAGCGGGCGCGGCATCGATCACCGTAAAACCAGGTGACACCATCTCCGGTCTTGCTGACCGCTATGGCGTTTCGGTTAAAAGCTTGATGCGAGAAAATGGAATTCGCAATTCCAACCATGTAGAAGTTGGGCAAACATTGCGTTTGCCAAGTGGTGCCAGGGGTGTTGTTAGCGCTGGCAAAGGACGCCACACCGTTCGCGGGGGAGACACCCTCGGTGGCATTGCGGCTCGATATCGCGTCAGTGAAAAAGATCTGATCGCCATCAACAGCCTTCCAAGTGCTGACCATGTTGAAGTTGGCCAAACGCTGAAGCTGCCGACATCGGCGGTGCTTCCCAAGCCAAAACCCGTGGCGAAAGCCAAGCCGACGCCGATCAAAGCCAACCCCAATGCCACATCCCACACCGTGGCCAGAGGTCAGACCCTCACCCAGATCGCACGCGCCTATGAGGTTCCCGTGGCGTCGTTGATTGATCTCAACACCATCAATGACCCCAACAAGGTGACGATTGGAACCAAGTTGATGCTGCGGGATACCCGTCGCCCTGAGACCAGCGAATCGGTCACTACATCGGTCAGCACATCGGTCAGCACACCAGTGCAAGCGAGCACCACACCAGCAGCAAAGCCCGTTCTCACCGCCACGGTCAGCCAGCCAGCCAAGACGGTTCAGGTGAACTCGGTTCAGGCCAAGTCGGTTCAGGCCAAGCCCGTTCAAGCCAAACCTGCTGCCACAACAACGGCAGCAACAAAAAAAGCCGTGAAGGCCAAACCAGTCGAGGCCAAACCAGCGGCATGGCGCACCTACGGTCCGCTCCAAGTGGACTGGAGCAACTGGCAATCCATGGGCGGGAGCATGGTGGCTCCAACCTTGAACAGCGAGGGCAAGCCCCTTTACGTAGCGGTGAACTGCTCAGCAGGCAAAATCAACGTCACCAGCTCTGATGGTGCCTGGAAAAGCTGGATTGCCCCCCAGACCAATTTCGAGAGGGATCTCATGATGGATCGCTGTAAAAAAACCGCTTAAGCCAGGCGGAGGCCACTTAGCAACGGCACTCAAGCCGCGTAATGCAGAGGCCACGGGGCATGCAGAAATTGTCTGCCGCTATCACGTAAGGACAAGCGTTGGGCGCCGTCATTGCTCTCACGAATGAGCTCCTCTTGCACAAGCCTGCGCGCAAGCCAGCCCCAACGCTCTTCGCTGCCATCAATTTCGCGCAAACGCTCCGTCAGGCTGCGGATATCTGCTCCCTGACCGGCATCGATCACCTCCAATAATTCTTGGGCGCGATCCGACCAATCCTTCGCCCGCCCATCGGCCAAGCAACGATCACAGCGGCCGCAAGGAGAGGTGAGCTCGCCCACCGAGAGCAACAGGGCTTGCTCGCGGCAAATCTCTCCCTCAGCAACAGCTTCCATCCGCCTCAATTGCTGCTGGGAGAACTCCACCCGCCAAACGTCATCGTCGGACGCCTTGGATTCAGCAGCACGACGCAACGTGGACTGCATGGCCCAGCCCAAGCTGGTTCGATCTCCAGGCGAAAACAACACCAGGCAGTGGGCCGGTCTGCCATCGCGTCCAGCGCGACCTGACTCCTGGAGATATCCCTCCGGGGTGGCCGGCAAATCCAAATGCAACACCAGCCCCACATCCGAGCGGTCAACGCCCATCCCAAACGCCACGGTGGCCACCAAAACCGGCGCATCAGCTTCTAGGAAATG containing:
- a CDS encoding aldehyde dehydrogenase family protein, which translates into the protein MVSSCPHEAFQAADLKSLRSSVVSGQTRPEAWRRQQLKRFSDLLDRHEAEILEALRIDLAKPELEGMFEIVALLQELKVTRRRLKAWMRPRRIPVPIAQQPGRAQLIREPLGCVLVIGPWNYPFMLTLQPLISALAAGNTVVLKPSEHAPAAAALITRLITEGFPSDVVRVVNGDGSTAAALVDLGFDHIFFTGGGAIGAKVLAGAARHLTPVTLELGGKNPAVVLDGADLAVTARRLIWGKGVNAGQTCIAPDHLLVQTSIRQRLVEALREERRKLYGDDPIASADLSSLIHDRHFQHLEGLLATARAEGRVLFGGECDRQSRKIAPTLIEVHSDQDPLMAEEIFGPLLPMLTVDTLDSAITRIQQQDKPLAIYLFGGDHNDQREVLQRTSSGGVCFNDVVMQKGVPELPFGGVGPSGMGSYHAETGFQTFSHERSVLSRPFFPDIRLRYPPYSLNPALFRRLVG
- a CDS encoding alpha-amylase family protein; the protein is MTKQQPWWNGAVIYQLIVRSYADGNGDGIGDLQGLANRLPYLRWLGVEAIWLTPIYPSPLQDGGYDITDFKSIHPELGDLAAFHRVLIAAHSHGIKVVMDLVLNHTSTLHPWFQRARWAPEGSPERDVYVWSDDPKRYADAPVLFRHFESSNWEWDEVAQQYYLHRFLRHQPDLNYDSPVVQEEMLDVVDFWIERGVDGFRLDAVPFLCEAEGSRCEGLPETHEFLKRLRARVDRHGKDVLLLAEAIQPVEEAAPYLADDELHGAFNFALTAHLFASIASGTVEALRECLRAAQNAVGGCRWALPLRNHDELWLGDGHLVPEDVIQTIRAGLHQGQGHWLNWGINRRLAPLLNGDPGSNRVMHALLYSLPGLPCLYYGDELGMGDWPGLRDRDPNRTPMAWTPGRNGGFSTAPDPLLVLPPITAPGYDYRVVNVEVQKQLPGSLLNWHRRMLTCRKLLPALRNGDFELLDCAHPGVIVYVRTNATMTVMVAANLSAAGASFRLDLSRWSGERTREVLWGCDFPPADADWFVYLAAHGFSWWLIGEVEETDHSSDDFADQQDKFSSGGVLGASIPSSSRRA
- a CDS encoding LysM peptidoglycan-binding domain-containing protein, which codes for MRSIVAAALTLSALMPLQAGAASITVKPGDTISGLADRYGVSVKSLMRENGIRNSNHVEVGQTLRLPSGARGVVSAGKGRHTVRGGDTLGGIAARYRVSEKDLIAINSLPSADHVEVGQTLKLPTSAVLPKPKPVAKAKPTPIKANPNATSHTVARGQTLTQIARAYEVPVASLIDLNTINDPNKVTIGTKLMLRDTRRPETSESVTTSVSTSVSTPVQASTTPAAKPVLTATVSQPAKTVQVNSVQAKSVQAKPVQAKPAATTTAATKKAVKAKPVEAKPAAWRTYGPLQVDWSNWQSMGGSMVAPTLNSEGKPLYVAVNCSAGKINVTSSDGAWKSWIAPQTNFERDLMMDRCKKTA